A stretch of Peteryoungia algae DNA encodes these proteins:
- a CDS encoding endonuclease/exonuclease/phosphatase family protein, whose protein sequence is MKKIKPSLARTMVTSLRNRKSRPGEGAVYGVTEGGMTVASYNVHKCVGTDGRFDPERIIDVIREIGPDVIALQEADQRFGERSGLLDLNRLRLETGLLPVPVISGPKSHGWRGNVLLFREGIVRDVHQVALPGLEPRGALVAEIDLESRSGLRVIAAHLGLLRWARRQQADVILDLLQSRDERPTLLMGDFNEWRLGPGSALTRLEPIFGPLPTPIPSFPAGLPVLSLDRIMANRAGLIADLTVHDTPLARVASDHLPLTARLDLAKVED, encoded by the coding sequence ATGAAGAAGATTAAGCCCAGCCTCGCACGCACGATGGTGACCTCGCTGCGCAATCGCAAATCGCGGCCCGGCGAGGGTGCCGTATACGGGGTGACCGAGGGAGGGATGACGGTCGCCTCCTACAACGTGCACAAATGCGTTGGAACAGATGGGCGCTTCGATCCTGAGCGGATCATCGACGTCATTCGCGAAATTGGCCCCGACGTGATCGCACTCCAGGAGGCGGATCAGCGTTTCGGCGAGCGGTCCGGTCTGCTCGACCTCAACCGGCTCAGGCTCGAGACCGGCTTGCTGCCGGTTCCCGTCATCTCCGGTCCGAAGTCGCATGGCTGGCGCGGCAATGTACTTCTGTTTCGCGAGGGCATCGTGCGCGACGTGCACCAGGTCGCCCTGCCGGGGCTGGAGCCGCGCGGCGCGCTGGTCGCGGAGATCGATCTCGAAAGCAGGTCAGGGCTTCGCGTCATCGCCGCGCATCTGGGCCTCCTGCGCTGGGCCCGGCGCCAGCAGGCCGACGTCATTCTCGACCTCCTGCAGAGCCGTGACGAGCGGCCGACGCTTTTGATGGGCGACTTCAATGAGTGGCGGCTGGGGCCGGGCTCGGCTCTGACCCGGCTCGAGCCCATCTTCGGACCGCTACCGACACCGATCCCAAGCTTCCCGGCAGGGCTTCCGGTCCTGTCGCTCGACCGGATCATGGCCAACAGGGCCGGGTTGATCGCCGATCTCACGGTGCATGACACGCCGCTTGCCCGCGTTGCCTCAGACCACCTGCCGCTGACCGCGCGTCTTGAT
- the cls gene encoding cardiolipin synthase, translated as MLELIQIYWAETLAVLSVVFGTLAATHAAMTKREVRSALGWVGVIILSPLVGAMIYAIAGINRIRRANLISRRALELDHISRSLSLYGVSRETVAAQFGDRFGQMKLLGDKVTLRPLSSGNHIAMLTTGEETFDGMCQAIEAAEQSIILETYIFDRDVAGRRVADCLIAAHKRGVAVRVLVDAVGARYSVPSIIGYLEQGGVPVAVFNGQVIMGLRLPYANLRTHRKIMVVDGATAFVGGMNIRAGFAGPDGARDTHFRVTGPVVADILAVAAEDWHFETGEVLLGPEWRVRLDDAVSGTGTAIRAVVSGPDAHFETNHRLLLGAFSVAERSIRIVSPYFLPDTTFIAALNTAARRGVKVDVIVPSQNNLAIVARAMMGQFDQILQEGCSVHLSSGTFDHSKLMVVDRQWCFVGSSNLDSRSLRLNFEIDLEVYDRRLAEQIEDGIDERLATAEQVTLESLRARSLPNRLIDRFFWLGSPYL; from the coding sequence ATGCTTGAACTGATCCAGATCTACTGGGCCGAGACCCTTGCCGTGCTCTCCGTGGTCTTCGGCACGCTCGCCGCGACGCATGCGGCGATGACCAAGCGTGAGGTTCGCTCTGCCCTCGGATGGGTCGGGGTGATCATTCTCTCGCCGCTTGTGGGGGCAATGATCTATGCGATTGCGGGAATCAACCGTATCCGTCGTGCGAACCTGATCTCTCGCCGTGCCCTGGAACTCGACCATATCTCGCGCAGCCTTTCGCTTTATGGCGTGAGCCGTGAAACGGTGGCTGCGCAGTTCGGCGACCGGTTCGGACAGATGAAGCTGCTCGGGGACAAGGTGACCCTTCGTCCGCTTTCGTCCGGCAACCACATTGCGATGCTCACCACCGGTGAAGAGACGTTTGACGGCATGTGCCAAGCGATCGAGGCCGCTGAACAGAGCATCATCCTCGAAACCTATATCTTCGATCGAGATGTCGCCGGTCGGCGCGTGGCCGACTGCCTGATCGCCGCGCACAAGCGCGGCGTGGCGGTGCGCGTGCTCGTCGATGCCGTCGGCGCCCGTTACAGCGTACCCAGCATCATCGGCTATCTGGAGCAGGGCGGCGTTCCCGTGGCGGTCTTCAACGGTCAGGTGATCATGGGGCTCCGGCTCCCTTACGCCAATCTGCGCACCCACCGGAAAATCATGGTGGTGGACGGTGCAACGGCCTTTGTCGGCGGCATGAACATTCGCGCCGGCTTTGCCGGGCCTGATGGTGCGCGTGATACGCATTTCAGGGTGACCGGTCCCGTCGTCGCCGACATCCTCGCGGTTGCGGCGGAGGACTGGCATTTCGAGACGGGCGAGGTCCTGCTGGGGCCGGAGTGGCGAGTGCGCCTCGACGATGCGGTATCCGGGACGGGGACCGCGATCCGGGCCGTGGTGTCGGGGCCGGACGCCCATTTCGAGACGAATCACCGGCTCCTGCTCGGCGCCTTCTCCGTCGCCGAGCGGTCGATCCGGATCGTCTCGCCGTATTTCCTGCCTGATACGACCTTCATCGCGGCGCTGAATACGGCGGCGCGGCGTGGGGTGAAGGTTGATGTGATCGTGCCTTCGCAGAACAATCTCGCCATCGTGGCCCGTGCAATGATGGGACAGTTCGACCAGATCCTGCAGGAAGGCTGCAGCGTTCATCTGTCGAGCGGCACCTTCGATCATTCGAAGCTCATGGTCGTCGACCGGCAATGGTGTTTCGTCGGATCGTCCAACCTCGATTCGCGTTCGCTCAGGCTCAATTTCGAGATCGATCTCGAAGTCTATGACCGGCGCCTGGCCGAGCAGATCGAGGACGGGATCGACGAGAGACTGGCGACGGCGGAGCAGGTGACCCTCGAAAGCCTGAGGGCTCGTTCCTTGCCGAACCGATTGATTGACCGTTTCTTCTGGCTTGGTTCGCCCTATCTTTGA
- the recN gene encoding DNA repair protein RecN produces the protein MLVQLSIRDIVLIERLDLAFETGLSVLTGETGAGKSILLDSLSLALGGRGDGSLVRHGEDKGQVTAVFDVDNSHPARTLLKGNGVDDDGDLIFRRVQSADGRTRAYINDQPVSVQLMRQIGQVLVEIHGQHDDRALIDTNAHRMLLDAFAGLTDEAVDLGESYRRWRDAERSFKTHKAKVEAAAREADYLRASVEELETLSPLDGEEDDLADRRSAMQKSERIAGDIAEASEFLNGNASPVPHIASLMRRLERKSHEAPGLLEETVQLLGAALDTLSAAQMEVEAALRRTEFDPRELERVEERLFALRAAGRKYSVAVVDLPAMAEKMVADLADLDAGEERLGQLEAAVHETRAHYDHLAHQLSAKRRNAAQSLADAVMQELPALKLERASFMVEVATDPENATADGIDTVEFHVQTNPGTRPGPIMKVASGGELSRFLLALKVALADRGSAPTLVFDEIDTGVGGAVADAIGQRLKRLSAKVQVLSVTHAPQVAARASTHFLISKGPTGDAGDKIATRVAIMEPDHRKEEIARMLAGASVTDEARAAAAKLLAAGE, from the coding sequence ATGCTGGTCCAGCTGTCGATCCGCGATATCGTTCTGATCGAGCGGCTGGACCTTGCCTTCGAAACCGGTCTTTCCGTACTGACCGGCGAAACGGGTGCCGGCAAATCCATCCTTCTCGACAGTCTCTCGCTTGCGCTCGGCGGGCGTGGCGACGGCTCGCTCGTGCGCCATGGAGAGGACAAGGGGCAGGTGACTGCCGTCTTCGACGTGGATAACAGCCACCCTGCACGCACCTTGCTCAAGGGCAACGGGGTCGACGATGACGGAGATCTGATCTTCCGGCGCGTTCAGTCCGCTGATGGCCGTACGCGCGCCTATATCAACGACCAGCCTGTCAGCGTGCAGCTCATGCGGCAGATCGGTCAGGTACTGGTCGAAATCCACGGTCAGCACGACGACCGCGCCCTGATCGACACCAATGCACATCGCATGCTGCTCGACGCCTTTGCAGGGCTGACCGACGAGGCCGTCGATCTTGGCGAGAGCTACCGCCGTTGGCGCGATGCCGAGCGCAGCTTCAAGACTCACAAGGCGAAGGTAGAAGCCGCCGCGCGCGAGGCAGACTATCTGCGCGCCTCGGTCGAGGAGCTTGAGACGCTGTCGCCGCTCGATGGCGAAGAGGACGACCTCGCCGATCGGCGCTCTGCCATGCAGAAGTCGGAGCGCATCGCGGGCGACATCGCCGAAGCATCGGAATTCCTGAACGGCAATGCGTCCCCCGTGCCGCATATCGCCTCGCTGATGCGCCGGCTCGAGCGCAAGAGCCATGAGGCTCCGGGACTGCTCGAAGAGACAGTGCAATTGCTCGGCGCCGCTCTGGACACGCTTTCTGCCGCCCAGATGGAAGTGGAGGCGGCGCTGCGCCGCACCGAGTTCGATCCCCGCGAACTCGAACGGGTCGAGGAGCGTCTCTTCGCGCTCCGAGCCGCGGGTCGCAAATATTCTGTCGCCGTTGTCGATCTGCCGGCAATGGCTGAAAAAATGGTGGCGGATCTGGCGGATCTCGATGCCGGCGAGGAGCGTCTTGGCCAGCTGGAGGCCGCCGTGCACGAGACCAGGGCGCATTACGACCATCTGGCGCACCAGTTGTCCGCCAAGCGCCGGAACGCGGCCCAGTCGCTGGCTGATGCCGTCATGCAGGAACTTCCGGCGCTGAAGCTGGAGCGGGCAAGCTTCATGGTCGAGGTGGCGACTGATCCCGAGAATGCGACAGCGGACGGCATCGATACCGTGGAATTCCATGTGCAGACCAATCCCGGCACGCGCCCCGGTCCGATCATGAAGGTTGCCTCCGGGGGCGAGCTTTCGCGCTTCCTGCTGGCGCTCAAGGTCGCGCTCGCGGACCGCGGGTCGGCGCCGACACTGGTCTTCGACGAGATCGACACCGGTGTGGGTGGTGCTGTGGCCGATGCCATCGGCCAGCGATTGAAGCGACTTTCCGCCAAGGTGCAGGTACTTTCGGTCACCCATGCACCGCAGGTCGCCGCACGCGCCTCGACGCATTTCCTGATTTCCAAGGGCCCGACCGGGGATGCAGGCGACAAGATTGCGACGCGGGTGGCAATCATGGAGCCGGACCATCGCAAGGAAGAGATCGCGCGCATGCTCGCGGGTGCCTCTGTGACCGACGAAGCGCGGGCGGCGGCGGCCAAACTGCTCGCGGCTGGCGAGTGA
- a CDS encoding outer membrane protein assembly factor BamD — protein sequence MMSVGAVLAGCQSDPDIDISKLAAETEPPEVLYNQGLANIKAGNMSEASRKFDAVDAQHPFSEWSQKSLVMSTFTKYRLGRYADAIATGNRYMNLYPKSEDAAYAQYLVGLSYWKQISSVTQDQRNSVKTIEAMQRVVNEFPDSEYVDDAQAKMRFARDQLAGKEMQVGRYYLERKEYLAAISRFRVVVEQYPNTNQIEEALARLVESYYAMGVVSEAQAAAAVLGHNYPDSQWYSDSYALLQKGGLEPRENSGSWITRAGRRLLTGA from the coding sequence ATGATGTCGGTCGGGGCCGTGCTGGCCGGCTGCCAGAGCGACCCAGATATCGACATCAGCAAGCTCGCTGCCGAGACCGAACCGCCGGAAGTGCTCTACAATCAGGGCCTCGCCAATATCAAGGCGGGCAATATGAGCGAAGCATCGCGCAAGTTCGACGCCGTCGATGCGCAGCATCCGTTCTCAGAGTGGTCGCAGAAGTCGCTGGTCATGAGCACCTTCACCAAATACCGGCTCGGCCGCTATGCGGATGCGATCGCCACCGGCAACCGCTACATGAACCTCTATCCGAAGTCCGAGGATGCTGCCTACGCGCAGTATCTCGTCGGTCTCTCCTACTGGAAGCAGATCTCCAGCGTCACGCAGGACCAGCGCAATTCGGTGAAGACCATCGAGGCCATGCAGCGGGTCGTCAACGAATTCCCCGACTCGGAATATGTCGATGATGCGCAGGCGAAGATGCGTTTCGCCCGCGACCAGCTGGCCGGCAAGGAAATGCAGGTCGGGCGCTACTATCTGGAGCGCAAGGAATATCTTGCTGCGATTTCGCGATTCCGCGTCGTGGTTGAGCAGTATCCGAATACGAATCAGATCGAGGAAGCTCTGGCGCGTCTGGTCGAGTCCTACTACGCCATGGGCGTCGTGTCGGAAGCGCAGGCAGCGGCAGCCGTTCTCGGACACAATTATCCGGACAGTCAGTGGTATTCCGACAGCTATGCGCTGCTGCAGAAGGGTGGCCTCGAGCCGCGCGAGAATTCCGGGTCGTGGATCACCCGCGCCGGTCGCAGGCTGCTGACCGGGGCCTGA
- the lpxC gene encoding UDP-3-O-acyl-N-acetylglucosamine deacetylase, translated as MAIALLGFQTTIAAPLTLTGIGVHSGRDVTITFQPAEAGTGIVFQRQHDDGSTSEYRAVSAHVGNTDLCTVLGTNPARSVATIEHVMAALYALGLDNVIVEVDGAEMPIMDGSSEVFIDAIEQVGITNLGVKRRYIRVTKPVRIESGASWSEFRPYDGTRFEVEIDFDSKLIGRQKWEGDLTAETFKTQLSRARTFGFMRDVERLWAAGFALGSSLENSVVISDDDTVINVEGLRYEKDEFVRHKTLDAVGDLALAGAQFIGCYRSYRGGHKMNANALKALLSDPSAYEVVEAPSRSYQVRAREFVPVQVPEFAPWSA; from the coding sequence ATGGCAATTGCTTTGCTCGGATTTCAAACCACGATCGCAGCACCGCTTACGCTGACGGGGATCGGGGTCCATTCGGGACGAGACGTGACGATCACCTTCCAGCCGGCCGAGGCCGGGACCGGTATCGTGTTTCAGCGCCAGCATGACGACGGTTCGACCAGCGAATACCGCGCAGTCTCAGCCCATGTCGGCAATACCGATCTCTGCACAGTGCTCGGCACCAATCCGGCACGTTCTGTTGCGACCATCGAACATGTGATGGCCGCACTCTACGCGCTTGGCCTCGACAACGTCATCGTTGAAGTCGACGGTGCGGAGATGCCGATCATGGACGGCAGTTCGGAAGTCTTTATCGATGCGATCGAGCAGGTCGGCATCACCAATCTGGGCGTGAAGCGCCGCTACATTCGCGTCACCAAGCCGGTGCGCATTGAGTCGGGTGCGTCCTGGTCGGAATTCCGCCCCTATGACGGCACTCGCTTCGAGGTCGAGATCGATTTCGACAGCAAGCTGATCGGCCGACAGAAGTGGGAAGGCGACCTGACCGCCGAGACCTTCAAGACCCAATTGTCGCGGGCGCGTACATTCGGTTTCATGCGCGATGTCGAACGCCTCTGGGCTGCCGGTTTCGCGCTCGGTTCCTCGCTGGAAAACTCCGTGGTCATCTCGGACGACGACACTGTCATCAATGTCGAGGGGTTGCGCTACGAGAAGGACGAGTTCGTCCGTCACAAGACGCTGGATGCCGTCGGCGACCTGGCTCTGGCCGGCGCCCAGTTCATCGGTTGCTACCGCTCCTATCGTGGCGGTCACAAGATGAATGCCAATGCGCTGAAGGCGCTGCTCAGCGATCCCTCGGCCTATGAAGTCGTGGAGGCCCCGAGCCGTAGCTATCAGGTCCGCGCACGTGAATTCGTTCCGGTCCAGGTGCCGGAATTTGCCCCCTGGTCGGCCTGA
- the ftsZ gene encoding cell division protein FtsZ has product MTIKLQKPDITELKPRITVFGVGGGGGNAVNNMITAGLQGVDFVVANTDAQALTMTKAERIIQLGVNVTEGLGAGSQPEVGRAAAEECIDEIIDHLNGTHMCFVTAGMGGGTGTGAAPVVAQAARNKGILTVGVVTKPFHFEGARRMRLAESGIEELQKSVDTLIVIPNQNLFRIANDRTTFADAFAMADQVLYSGVACITDLMVKEGLINLDFADVRSVMREMGRAMMGTGEASGEGRAMQAAEAAIANPLLDETSMKGAQGLLISITGGRDLTLFEVDEAATRIREEVDPDANIILGATFDEALEGIIRVSVVATGIDRAALASKGFEATPLAKPAMRSSAAVAPAPAAFQPAMAQAPKSTMDPVADTIRSAEAAMERELEIAAARQPLNQPQAAPSQDFRPASRLFASPAPEAAPAPQMIQPAAPAPVMSQPAPVMPQPAPVMQAPVAPAPVAAESRMAPEPVRMPKVEDFPPVLRAEIDHRAQPAAPAGQDERGPMGLLKRITNSLGRQADEEPVMGDMTGSAPVAPSQQRRPLSAEASLYAPRRGQLDDQGRATPARATSEDDQLEIPAFLRRQTS; this is encoded by the coding sequence ATGACCATCAAGCTGCAGAAGCCAGATATCACTGAGCTGAAGCCCCGCATCACCGTTTTCGGTGTCGGTGGCGGCGGCGGCAATGCCGTCAATAACATGATCACCGCTGGTCTGCAGGGCGTCGATTTCGTCGTTGCCAATACGGATGCCCAGGCGCTGACCATGACCAAGGCCGAGCGTATCATCCAGCTCGGCGTGAATGTCACCGAGGGTCTCGGCGCCGGCTCGCAGCCGGAAGTCGGTCGCGCGGCCGCTGAGGAGTGCATCGACGAGATCATCGACCATCTCAACGGTACCCACATGTGCTTCGTCACCGCCGGCATGGGTGGTGGTACCGGTACCGGTGCAGCTCCGGTCGTCGCCCAGGCCGCCCGCAACAAGGGCATCCTGACCGTCGGCGTCGTCACGAAGCCGTTCCACTTCGAAGGCGCTCGCCGCATGCGGCTTGCCGAATCCGGCATCGAGGAATTGCAGAAGTCGGTCGACACCCTGATCGTCATTCCGAACCAGAACCTCTTCCGCATCGCCAACGACCGCACCACCTTTGCTGATGCCTTCGCGATGGCCGACCAGGTGCTCTATTCCGGCGTTGCCTGCATCACGGACCTCATGGTCAAGGAAGGCCTGATCAACCTTGACTTCGCGGACGTTCGCTCCGTGATGCGCGAGATGGGGCGCGCCATGATGGGTACCGGCGAAGCATCGGGCGAAGGCCGCGCCATGCAGGCTGCCGAAGCGGCAATCGCCAACCCGTTGCTCGACGAAACCTCGATGAAGGGTGCCCAGGGCCTCCTGATCTCGATCACCGGCGGTCGTGACCTGACCCTGTTCGAAGTCGATGAAGCAGCGACCCGTATCCGCGAAGAAGTCGATCCGGATGCGAACATCATCCTCGGCGCGACCTTCGACGAAGCACTCGAAGGCATCATCCGCGTCTCGGTCGTCGCTACCGGCATCGACCGTGCGGCACTTGCATCCAAGGGCTTCGAAGCCACGCCGCTGGCAAAGCCTGCTATGCGTTCCTCCGCGGCCGTTGCTCCGGCACCGGCCGCATTTCAGCCTGCAATGGCGCAGGCCCCCAAGTCGACCATGGATCCGGTCGCAGACACCATCCGTTCCGCTGAAGCAGCCATGGAACGCGAACTCGAAATCGCAGCCGCCCGTCAGCCGCTGAACCAGCCGCAGGCTGCTCCGTCGCAGGACTTCCGCCCGGCAAGCCGCCTGTTCGCTTCGCCGGCTCCGGAAGCCGCTCCGGCCCCGCAGATGATCCAGCCGGCCGCTCCGGCCCCGGTCATGAGCCAGCCAGCTCCGGTGATGCCGCAGCCTGCGCCGGTCATGCAGGCGCCTGTCGCGCCGGCCCCTGTTGCGGCCGAGTCCCGCATGGCGCCCGAACCGGTCCGCATGCCCAAGGTCGAGGACTTCCCGCCCGTGCTGCGCGCCGAAATCGATCACCGCGCCCAGCCGGCGGCTCCCGCCGGCCAGGACGAACGCGGCCCGATGGGTCTGCTGAAGCGCATCACCAACTCGCTTGGCCGTCAGGCCGACGAGGAGCCTGTGATGGGTGACATGACCGGTTCGGCCCCTGTTGCTCCCTCGCAGCAGCGCCGCCCGCTCTCGGCCGAAGCCAGCCTTTACGCACCGCGTCGTGGCCAGCTCGATGACCAGGGCCGCGCAACGCCCGCCCGGGCAACCAGCGAAGATGACCAGCTCGAGATCCCGGCCTTCCTGCGCCGCCAGACGAGCTGA
- the ftsA gene encoding cell division protein FtsA, with translation MSIFGGSSFGLPRTKPLSSKRAHVVSVLDIGSTKVVCIIARLTPRRESAVLPGRTHNVEVIGLGHQRSHGIKSGVIADLDAVENVVRLAVDAAERMAGLTVESLIVNVSAGRIGSDVYTASIDLGGQEVEAGDLRKVLIAAGQQSQGNDRAVLHSLPTGFSLDGERGIRDPLGMYGDVLGVDMHVVTAERAALRNLELCINRAHLTVEGVVATPYASGLAALVDDEVELGCAAIDMGGGMTTISVFAQGKLIHTDAIGIGGHHVTTDLARGLSTRIEDAERLKVVHGSAVANGADDREVVSVPPIGEDDRDQPTQVSKALLTRIISARIEETLEMLRDRIQRSGFSPVVGKRVVLTGGACQLTGMPEAARRILARNVRIGRPMGVSGLPAAAKGPAFSTAVGLTIYPQMADQETHAGQGGLFSPFGNGNSRFARMGQWLKESF, from the coding sequence ATGAGTATCTTTGGCGGCTCCTCCTTCGGTCTCCCCCGCACGAAGCCTCTCTCCTCGAAGCGTGCACATGTCGTTTCGGTGCTCGACATCGGCTCGACCAAGGTTGTGTGCATCATCGCCCGGCTCACGCCGCGCCGCGAATCCGCAGTTCTTCCGGGGCGCACCCACAATGTCGAGGTCATCGGCCTCGGGCACCAGCGTTCGCATGGCATCAAGTCCGGCGTGATCGCTGATCTCGATGCGGTTGAAAACGTCGTGCGCCTCGCCGTCGATGCGGCTGAGCGCATGGCGGGCCTCACGGTGGAGAGCCTGATTGTCAACGTATCTGCTGGCCGTATCGGTTCGGACGTCTACACGGCCTCCATCGATCTCGGTGGTCAGGAAGTGGAAGCGGGCGACCTGCGCAAGGTGCTCATTGCTGCCGGTCAGCAGTCCCAGGGCAACGATCGTGCGGTCCTGCATTCGCTCCCGACCGGCTTTTCACTTGACGGAGAGAGGGGAATCCGTGATCCCCTTGGAATGTATGGCGATGTTCTCGGCGTCGACATGCACGTGGTCACGGCCGAACGCGCTGCGCTCCGCAATCTGGAGCTCTGCATCAACAGGGCCCATCTGACCGTCGAGGGCGTGGTTGCCACGCCTTATGCCAGCGGCCTTGCGGCCCTGGTCGACGACGAGGTGGAGCTGGGTTGCGCGGCGATCGACATGGGCGGTGGCATGACCACCATCTCTGTCTTCGCTCAAGGCAAGTTGATCCATACGGACGCCATCGGGATCGGCGGTCACCATGTGACGACCGATCTGGCGCGCGGGCTTTCCACCCGTATCGAGGATGCAGAACGTCTGAAGGTCGTTCACGGTTCGGCTGTCGCCAACGGCGCCGACGATCGCGAAGTCGTGTCCGTCCCGCCAATCGGCGAAGACGATCGCGACCAGCCGACCCAGGTGTCGAAGGCGCTTCTGACCCGGATCATCAGCGCGCGCATCGAGGAGACCCTCGAAATGCTGCGCGACCGGATCCAGAGGTCCGGCTTCTCGCCTGTCGTCGGAAAGCGCGTGGTTCTGACGGGTGGTGCGTGCCAGCTGACAGGGATGCCGGAGGCGGCCCGCCGTATTCTGGCCCGGAACGTGCGTATCGGTCGTCCGATGGGCGTGTCGGGTCTGCCGGCCGCGGCCAAGGGACCGGCCTTCTCGACGGCCGTCGGCCTGACGATCTATCCGCAGATGGCGGATCAGGAAACACATGCCGGACAGGGCGGGCTCTTCTCGCCCTTCGGCAACGGAAACAGCCGGTTCGCCCGCATGGGTCAGTGGCTGAAAGAGAGTTTTTGA
- a CDS encoding cell division protein FtsQ/DivIB, which produces MFSLSGKKLADASRVYPAAPRASTEAKVLPRPLRRLVRFVISLFSGRIALPRHLGKVSLGAFYGVVCLHGVVVGGHGPVVMQSVTASAGFAVEDISVSGNQHTSEIDILQLLGLDGSTSLLGLDIASARRALAELPWVESADVRKVYPSTVEVVLRERQAFGIWQHGTDLSLIERSGSVIAPLRDNKFASLPLFVGRDAETAAAAIDEEFSKWPAIASRVKAFVRVGGRRWDVHLDNGVIVRLPEVNVAGALALLTRFDEEQQVLSRDIAVVDLRLPDRVAVRLTPGAQERRTAALEERSKVLKKLEQKI; this is translated from the coding sequence TTGTTCTCGTTGAGCGGCAAAAAACTGGCTGATGCATCCCGGGTCTATCCGGCTGCTCCGCGTGCCTCGACGGAGGCCAAGGTGCTTCCGCGCCCGCTTCGTCGTCTCGTTCGTTTCGTGATCAGTCTGTTTTCCGGTCGGATTGCGCTGCCTCGTCATCTCGGCAAGGTGAGCCTTGGTGCATTTTACGGTGTTGTCTGCCTGCATGGCGTCGTCGTTGGTGGCCATGGTCCAGTCGTCATGCAATCCGTCACGGCTTCCGCCGGTTTTGCCGTCGAGGATATCAGTGTCTCCGGCAATCAGCACACGTCGGAAATCGACATCCTTCAGCTGCTCGGTCTCGATGGATCGACCAGCTTGCTCGGTCTCGACATTGCGAGCGCCCGCAGGGCGCTGGCCGAGCTGCCCTGGGTTGAATCGGCTGATGTGCGGAAGGTTTATCCGTCGACGGTCGAGGTTGTTCTGCGTGAACGTCAGGCTTTTGGCATCTGGCAACATGGCACGGACCTCTCCCTGATCGAGCGCTCGGGTTCGGTGATCGCGCCGCTGCGCGACAACAAGTTTGCCTCGCTTCCGCTTTTCGTCGGTCGTGACGCCGAAACGGCTGCTGCTGCCATCGACGAGGAATTCTCCAAGTGGCCGGCGATCGCATCGCGCGTAAAGGCTTTCGTTCGTGTCGGCGGTCGTCGGTGGGATGTCCATCTCGACAATGGCGTCATCGTGCGTTTGCCGGAGGTGAATGTCGCCGGCGCGCTCGCGCTGCTGACCCGTTTCGACGAGGAGCAGCAGGTTCTTTCGCGCGATATTGCCGTCGTCGATCTGCGCTTGCCTGATCGTGTTGCCGTGCGCCTGACGCCCGGGGCGCAGGAGCGCCGCACGGCCGCTCTTGAAGAGCGTAGCAAGGTCCTCAAGAAACTGGAGCAGAAGATATGA
- a CDS encoding D-alanine--D-alanine ligase, which yields MSGEHVAVLMGGLSSERPVSLSSGNACADALEGEGFRVTRVDVGRDIGRVLGDLKPDVAFNALHGPFGEDGTIQGVLEYLEIPYTHSGVLASALAMDKKQAKIVAAQAGIPVAEALVMNRLDIGNEHPMKPPYVVKPVREGSSFGVVIVREDMAHPPQILTSSEWRYGDIVMVERYVAGRELTCGVMDGKVLGVTEIVPLGHSFYDYDSKYAAGGSQHVLPAQISPIIYQKIQSLALKAHQALGCRGVSRSDFRYDDRFAEDGDLIWLELNNQPGMTPTSLLPEMAAHAGYGFGEFVRWMVEDASCSR from the coding sequence ATGAGTGGCGAGCATGTCGCGGTTTTGATGGGTGGATTGTCCTCCGAGCGGCCCGTGAGCTTGTCGTCGGGTAATGCCTGCGCTGATGCCCTCGAAGGCGAGGGGTTCCGTGTCACACGGGTCGATGTCGGTCGCGACATCGGTCGTGTCCTTGGAGATCTGAAGCCGGATGTCGCCTTCAATGCGCTGCATGGTCCCTTCGGTGAGGATGGTACGATCCAGGGCGTGCTCGAATATCTCGAAATCCCGTATACCCATTCCGGTGTGCTGGCATCGGCGCTCGCCATGGACAAGAAGCAGGCGAAGATCGTTGCCGCACAGGCTGGTATTCCGGTTGCTGAAGCGCTTGTGATGAACCGCCTGGATATCGGCAATGAGCATCCGATGAAGCCGCCCTACGTGGTGAAGCCGGTCCGCGAGGGCTCCAGCTTCGGTGTTGTCATCGTGCGCGAAGACATGGCTCATCCGCCGCAGATCCTGACCTCCAGCGAGTGGCGCTACGGCGACATCGTCATGGTCGAGCGCTATGTGGCGGGTCGCGAACTCACCTGCGGCGTCATGGATGGCAAGGTGCTCGGCGTGACCGAAATCGTGCCGCTCGGGCACAGCTTCTACGATTATGACTCCAAGTATGCGGCGGGCGGTTCGCAACACGTACTTCCTGCGCAAATTTCACCGATAATTTACCAAAAAATACAATCATTGGCGCTGAAGGCACATCAGGCGCTCGGGTGTCGCGGAGTGAGTCGGTCCGACTTCCGCTACGACGACCGCTTCGCTGAGGATGGTGATCTGATCTGGCTGGAACTCAACAACCAGCCCGGCATGACCCCCACCTCGTTGCTGCCGGAAATGGCTGCCCATGCGGGCTATGGCTTTGGTGAATTCGTACGTTGGATGGTGGAGGACGCCTCTTGTTCTCGTTGA